The proteins below are encoded in one region of Chitinophagales bacterium:
- the rbfA gene encoding 30S ribosome-binding factor RbfA has protein sequence MDNRRQQKIGGLIKEEFTSLLTRDYKGIFGKGLISVTNVKVTTDLSIARFYLSMLNVEDKEAALLKFRELTPEFRGKLGAKLRHQLRKIPEMEFFIDDTLDYVFHMEEVLKNLKNNQ, from the coding sequence ATGGATAATAGGCGACAACAAAAAATTGGAGGTTTAATTAAAGAAGAATTTACATCGCTGCTTACCCGCGATTACAAAGGTATTTTTGGCAAAGGTCTTATTAGCGTTACCAATGTAAAAGTAACCACCGACCTTTCTATTGCCCGTTTCTATTTAAGCATGCTTAATGTAGAAGATAAAGAAGCAGCCCTTTTAAAATTTAGAGAACTTACGCCAGAGTTTAGAGGAAAATTAGGCGCAAAGCTACGCCACCAACTTCGTAAAATTCCCGAAATGGAATTTTTTATTGACGATACTTTAGACTATGTCTTCCACATGGAAGAGGTATTGAAAAACCTTAAAAACAACCAATAA
- a CDS encoding rhodanese-like domain-containing protein: MIQEKTVVELKAMMDNGEDFQLIDIREAYEFDICNLNGILIPVDEIEENIEKISREKPVVIHCRSGSRSAYITEYLQNTYHFTNLYNLKGGILAWSNEIDSSITKY, translated from the coding sequence ATGATACAAGAAAAAACAGTTGTGGAATTAAAAGCCATGATGGATAATGGCGAAGATTTTCAATTGATTGATATACGCGAAGCCTATGAGTTTGATATTTGCAACCTCAACGGCATACTTATTCCCGTAGATGAAATTGAAGAAAATATTGAAAAAATTTCGCGCGAAAAACCTGTGGTAATACACTGCCGCAGCGGCTCTCGAAGCGCGTATATTACAGAGTATTTACAAAACACCTACCACTTTACTAACCTTTACAATTTAAAAGGCGGTATTTTAGCATGGTCAAACGAAATTGATTCGTCTATAACTAAGTATTAA
- a CDS encoding oligosaccharide flippase family protein: MRKKFALNLAILIGANLLVKPFWIFGIDRVVQNTLGAASYGLFFAVFNYSLLFSVLLDVGLNNFNNRAVSRVQGRLPEYFGNLLLLKVLLAVVYFSLTFIAAWWNGFNAEKLQLLSLLLCNQILLTLILFFRSNLQALQLFKADSIISITDRLLSIFFCGSIIWWGVTELSIVSFILAQSAALLITCAIAGGIVATRAGWNFKIWSAKFRCKILKSTFPYALLVLLMTIYARIDAVLLESLLGTNGALQAGIYAASFRIFDAANQFGFLFSTILLPMFAANFKQQKSNEDLVGFGLQGITVFAVGVSVLCVVWAPYLLQILYHQAGKEWQQVFVFTMLAFIPASYIYIMGTLLTAKGEIFTLCKISLAAVAFNFTANYIFIPQLGAVGSAATALATNILVCVLHFVAVVSRTDIRFSLKFLGSLLAFTAVSFATCYAFSQVVAASVLALVVSMGIIAILALLLQVVPIHELQKIIAGLNARIVKRSNGA; the protein is encoded by the coding sequence ATGCGCAAAAAATTTGCTCTGAATCTTGCTATTCTAATTGGAGCAAATTTATTGGTAAAGCCATTTTGGATTTTTGGCATAGACCGTGTGGTGCAAAACACTTTAGGCGCTGCATCTTATGGTTTATTCTTTGCAGTTTTTAATTACTCGCTTTTGTTCAGCGTATTGCTGGATGTTGGTTTAAATAACTTCAACAATCGTGCGGTATCGAGAGTACAGGGGCGCTTACCTGAGTACTTTGGCAATTTGCTTTTACTAAAAGTTTTACTGGCAGTAGTTTACTTTTCACTCACCTTTATTGCTGCATGGTGGAATGGCTTTAATGCCGAAAAGCTACAACTGCTCAGTTTGCTGTTATGTAACCAGATACTGCTTACACTTATTTTATTTTTCCGTTCGAATTTGCAGGCGTTACAGCTGTTTAAGGCCGACAGTATTATTTCTATTACCGATAGACTGCTTTCTATTTTCTTTTGCGGCAGCATTATTTGGTGGGGCGTTACAGAGTTAAGTATTGTATCTTTTATTCTTGCACAGTCTGCCGCATTGCTTATTACTTGCGCAATTGCGGGCGGCATAGTAGCCACCCGAGCCGGATGGAATTTTAAAATATGGAGTGCAAAATTCAGGTGCAAAATTTTAAAATCTACTTTCCCGTATGCACTATTGGTTCTGTTAATGACCATTTACGCAAGAATTGATGCAGTACTCCTGGAAAGTTTATTGGGTACAAACGGAGCTTTGCAAGCAGGTATTTACGCAGCCTCGTTTAGAATTTTTGATGCTGCCAACCAATTTGGTTTTTTATTCAGCACCATACTTTTACCCATGTTTGCCGCTAACTTCAAGCAACAAAAATCTAACGAAGATTTGGTTGGTTTTGGCTTACAGGGCATCACTGTTTTTGCAGTGGGTGTTTCGGTATTGTGTGTGGTGTGGGCACCATATTTATTGCAAATTCTTTACCACCAAGCGGGTAAAGAATGGCAACAAGTATTTGTATTTACCATGTTGGCATTTATTCCTGCATCGTATATATACATTATGGGTACATTGCTCACTGCTAAAGGCGAAATTTTTACACTGTGTAAAATATCATTGGCAGCTGTGGCTTTCAACTTTACAGCCAATTACATCTTTATTCCCCAATTGGGTGCAGTAGGCAGTGCCGCAACTGCATTGGCTACCAATATATTGGTTTGCGTATTACACTTTGTTGCAGTTGTGAGCAGAACCGATATTCGTTTTTCATTAAAATTCTTAGGTAGTTTATTGGCATTTACGGCTGTAAGTTTTGCAACTTGCTATGCTTTTAGCCAAGTGGTGGCAGCATCGGTACTTGCGCTTGTTGTAAGCATGGGCATTATTGCAATACTGGCACTGCTGCTGCAAGTAGTACCCATACATGAACTACAAAAAATAATTGCAGGTTTAAATGCCCGTATAGTTAAACGGAGTAATGGCGCTTAA
- a CDS encoding ABC transporter permease, with amino-acid sequence MFELQIAWRYLFSKKSVNAINIINYISMAAMGVGAFALIVVLSVFNGFEGLIKELHRAFYPEIIVVPAEGKFFESDSATMHLLQKHQQVKSIASTLEENAYLEYSDRATIATIKGISNNYSQTNEIKNHIRKGVFLTHEGSQEFAIVGANINTALNVSLENSLEPLKISVPKNSNATVFLPEDAFNNVYVFVSGIFSVQQEFDSKYVFVSLETARQLIGEENALSAYEVKLKSGTNPNTFKKEMEAALGKQYTIKTRDEINETLYRVVQLERWAVYAILTFILIIISFNILGSLAMLGIEKQKDISILKAMGATALQIKNIFLLEGAFSGLLGGIIGVALGLAVCFLQQYFGFIKLAQGGASFVIDAYPVKVLTTDVLLSLATVAVISSVAAFIPAYRASRQAINFSS; translated from the coding sequence GTGTTTGAACTGCAAATTGCTTGGCGTTACCTATTCTCTAAAAAGAGTGTAAATGCCATCAATATTATTAACTACATCAGCATGGCAGCCATGGGTGTAGGTGCATTTGCACTTATTGTAGTTTTAAGTGTATTCAATGGGTTTGAAGGCTTAATAAAAGAATTGCACCGCGCATTTTATCCCGAAATAATTGTGGTGCCGGCAGAGGGAAAATTCTTTGAGAGCGACTCCGCTACGATGCATCTCTTGCAGAAACACCAACAAGTAAAAAGCATAGCTTCCACACTCGAAGAAAATGCCTATTTGGAATATTCAGACCGCGCTACTATTGCTACTATTAAAGGCATAAGCAACAACTATTCCCAAACCAACGAAATAAAAAACCACATCCGCAAAGGAGTGTTTCTAACCCACGAAGGCAGCCAAGAATTTGCCATTGTTGGTGCCAATATAAACACGGCATTAAATGTAAGTTTAGAAAACAGTTTAGAGCCATTAAAAATAAGTGTACCTAAAAACTCCAACGCCACTGTTTTTTTGCCCGAAGATGCTTTCAACAATGTATATGTTTTTGTATCGGGCATATTTAGCGTACAACAAGAATTCGATTCCAAATATGTATTTGTATCGTTAGAAACAGCCCGCCAACTTATTGGAGAAGAAAATGCACTATCGGCCTATGAAGTAAAGTTGAAAAGTGGCACCAATCCAAACACCTTCAAAAAAGAAATGGAAGCAGCCTTAGGCAAACAATACACCATAAAAACACGCGATGAAATAAACGAAACGCTTTACCGCGTAGTACAACTGGAACGATGGGCAGTATATGCCATCCTCACATTTATTTTAATAATTATTTCGTTCAATATCTTAGGCTCGCTTGCCATGCTCGGCATAGAAAAACAAAAAGACATATCCATCTTAAAAGCAATGGGCGCTACTGCGCTGCAAATCAAAAACATCTTTCTGCTCGAGGGTGCTTTTTCAGGCTTGTTGGGCGGCATAATTGGCGTGGCACTCGGCTTAGCTGTTTGCTTTCTACAGCAATATTTCGGCTTCATAAAACTGGCACAAGGCGGAGCTTCTTTTGTAATAGATGCCTATCCGGTAAAAGTGCTTACTACCGATGTGTTGCTTAGTTTAGCCACAGTTGCCGTTATTAGCAGTGTAGCTGCATTTATTCCGGCATACAGAGCATCGCGGCAGGCTATCAATTTTTCATCATAA
- a CDS encoding OmpH family outer membrane protein, with protein sequence MKDTILISLNALLLIAVGVLFYLHFSTAKPATKNTPAASASQVPVKESGLIAYVDLDSLEANYILFKEKKIELEKRQKSIETTLTQKAAAFQKELYALQERAATMTQSEGEEAQKRMYQKQMELEEMRDRMTKQFVDEQEAFNKDLQDRLDSFLSVYNADKRYSFIFSHIKGGPLLFHDEAYNITNDVVNGMNEQHTKESKQ encoded by the coding sequence ATGAAAGATACCATTCTAATTTCCTTAAATGCACTATTGCTTATTGCCGTTGGCGTATTGTTTTACTTGCATTTTTCTACGGCAAAACCTGCTACCAAAAACACACCTGCTGCATCGGCAAGCCAAGTGCCGGTAAAAGAATCGGGCTTAATTGCTTATGTAGATTTAGATTCTTTAGAAGCCAATTATATTTTATTTAAAGAGAAAAAAATTGAATTAGAAAAACGCCAAAAAAGTATTGAAACCACTTTAACTCAAAAGGCAGCTGCATTCCAAAAAGAATTGTATGCACTGCAAGAGCGCGCAGCCACCATGACCCAAAGCGAAGGAGAAGAGGCACAAAAAAGAATGTACCAAAAACAAATGGAATTGGAAGAAATGCGCGACCGCATGACCAAGCAATTTGTAGATGAACAAGAGGCCTTTAATAAAGATTTACAAGACCGATTAGATTCTTTTTTAAGTGTGTATAATGCCGATAAACGCTATTCATTTATTTTCAGCCATATAAAAGGTGGGCCACTGTTGTTTCATGACGAAGCATACAATATTACCAACGATGTAGTAAATGGTATGAACGAACAACACACCAAAGAATCTAAGCAATAA
- a CDS encoding class I SAM-dependent methyltransferase: protein MSRKKEAILNFIPTVWNNTSAFLKSLMAFSEYYHAKSVVKKHGFENGLPVIDLLDLFPNFQSSITSYSFLDGTSHTIDLFLLKELARQIPDCNYLEIGSWRGESLMNVVPECKSAVAISLSKDEMRSMGFNERVIEMDGFFLQQFPQLKRIGHNSQTFDFASLNQTFDLIFVDGDHTYQGVKADTANVFKLLKDENSIIVWHDCGNNYEDMRADVIAGILDGVPADKRNSIYRVSNTLCGIYFPKKINTHQYTPIARPNKSFELTIKANKV, encoded by the coding sequence ATGAGCAGAAAAAAAGAAGCCATTCTAAATTTTATTCCCACCGTTTGGAATAATACATCCGCATTTTTAAAATCATTGATGGCTTTTTCGGAATACTACCATGCCAAATCGGTAGTTAAAAAGCATGGATTTGAGAATGGCTTACCGGTAATAGATTTGCTCGATTTGTTTCCAAATTTTCAATCTTCCATCACCAGTTACAGCTTTTTAGACGGCACCTCGCACACCATAGATTTATTTTTACTAAAAGAATTGGCAAGGCAAATTCCCGATTGCAATTACCTTGAAATTGGCAGTTGGCGTGGCGAAAGTTTAATGAACGTAGTGCCGGAATGTAAAAGTGCAGTTGCCATAAGTTTATCTAAAGACGAAATGCGCAGCATGGGTTTTAATGAAAGAGTGATAGAAATGGATGGCTTTTTCTTACAGCAATTCCCGCAGCTAAAACGAATTGGGCATAATTCGCAAACTTTCGATTTTGCTTCACTCAATCAAACTTTCGATTTAATATTTGTGGATGGCGACCACACTTACCAAGGCGTAAAAGCCGATACTGCCAATGTTTTCAAGCTATTGAAAGATGAAAATTCAATTATTGTATGGCACGATTGCGGCAATAACTATGAAGATATGCGAGCCGATGTAATTGCTGGTATTTTAGATGGCGTACCTGCCGATAAAAGAAACTCAATTTATAGAGTAAGCAATACGCTGTGCGGCATATATTTTCCTAAGAAAATAAATACACATCAGTACACACCCATTGCGCGCCCCAATAAAAGTTTTGAACTTACTATAAAGGCCAACAAAGTATAA
- a CDS encoding serine hydroxymethyltransferase: MQKDTAIFNLIEKELHRQREGIELIASENFTSKEVMQAMGSCLTNKYAEGLPGKRYYGGCHFVDEIETLAIERLKQLFGAAWANVQPHSGAQANAAVMLACIKPGDTIMGFNLSHGGHLTHGSPVNFSGKLYRPVFYGVEETSGVIDMNKVRETALKEKPKLIICGASAYSRDWDYATFRAIADEVGALLLADIAHPAGMIAAKLLNNPLPHCHIVTSTTHKTLRGPRGGIIMLGQDFENPFGEKTLKGELKTMSAVLDGAVFPGTQGGPLEHVIAGKAVAFGEALSPEFTTYQKQVAANAQALANALVAMDYKIISGGTVNHLMLIDLRNKNVSGKQAEGALVKADITANKNMVPFDDKSPFVTSGIRLGTPAITTRGFKEKDMAQVANWINQIITNIENETALATVKAEINEYMKAFPLYE, translated from the coding sequence ATGCAAAAAGATACAGCCATATTCAACTTAATAGAAAAAGAATTACACCGCCAACGCGAAGGTATAGAACTGATAGCTTCAGAAAACTTTACTTCCAAAGAAGTAATGCAGGCAATGGGCAGTTGCTTAACCAATAAATATGCCGAAGGTTTGCCCGGCAAACGCTATTACGGAGGTTGCCATTTTGTAGATGAAATTGAAACCCTTGCCATAGAGCGATTAAAGCAACTTTTTGGCGCAGCATGGGCAAATGTGCAGCCACACAGCGGAGCACAAGCCAATGCGGCCGTAATGCTGGCATGTATAAAACCGGGCGATACTATTATGGGTTTCAACCTATCGCACGGAGGACATTTAACACACGGTTCGCCCGTAAATTTTTCAGGTAAACTATACCGCCCCGTTTTTTACGGAGTAGAAGAAACCAGCGGAGTAATTGATATGAACAAGGTGCGCGAAACCGCACTCAAAGAAAAACCCAAACTCATTATTTGCGGAGCCAGTGCTTATTCGCGCGATTGGGATTACGCCACCTTCCGCGCCATTGCCGATGAAGTAGGAGCTCTATTGCTGGCAGATATTGCCCACCCGGCAGGTATGATAGCTGCAAAGTTGCTAAACAATCCGCTACCGCATTGCCATATAGTTACTTCTACCACACATAAAACATTGCGCGGCCCGCGTGGCGGCATCATTATGCTTGGTCAAGATTTTGAAAATCCATTTGGCGAAAAAACCCTCAAGGGTGAATTAAAAACCATGAGTGCCGTTTTAGATGGTGCCGTATTTCCCGGCACGCAAGGCGGCCCGTTGGAGCATGTAATTGCCGGAAAGGCAGTAGCCTTTGGCGAGGCACTTTCGCCTGAGTTTACTACTTACCAAAAACAAGTAGCAGCCAATGCACAAGCCTTGGCAAATGCACTGGTGGCTATGGATTACAAAATTATTTCGGGTGGTACGGTAAACCATTTAATGCTCATAGATTTGCGCAACAAAAACGTATCGGGCAAGCAAGCCGAAGGCGCATTGGTAAAAGCAGACATTACTGCCAATAAAAACATGGTGCCGTTTGACGATAAATCTCCGTTTGTAACTTCGGGCATCCGTTTGGGCACTCCGGCAATAACCACCAGAGGTTTTAAAGAAAAAGATATGGCGCAAGTTGCCAACTGGATAAACCAAATTATTACCAACATAGAAAACGAAACGGCACTTGCAACCGTAAAGGCAGAAATAAATGAGTATATGAAAGCCTTTCCGCTATACGAATAA
- a CDS encoding segregation/condensation protein A produces the protein MMSETFSIKLPQFEGPFDLLLFFIERDELDIYDIPISKIAEDFLGYIHNMEFLNIELASEFILVAATLMRIKAKMLLPRKELDEQGKEIDPREELVNRLIEYKKFKEASEALRLMEDERQSITKRGNAATETEEIASFFETEYEMQSLTMLRLMKAFQTVITRLEKEKTKVVHTIEQPPYTIAGEKMVLLEKVKVGTQTPFTSVFEECENRIHAIFIFLSMLELVQEKLIGITIGEGYNNFWITKFTPEQTAMLNSPEPIVE, from the coding sequence ATTATGAGTGAAACATTTTCAATAAAACTGCCGCAGTTTGAAGGTCCGTTCGATTTATTGCTCTTCTTTATCGAACGCGATGAATTAGATATTTACGACATCCCCATTTCAAAAATTGCCGAAGACTTTTTGGGGTATATCCATAACATGGAGTTTTTGAATATAGAGTTGGCAAGCGAATTTATTTTGGTTGCAGCCACACTCATGCGCATAAAAGCCAAAATGCTCCTGCCGCGCAAAGAGTTAGATGAACAAGGTAAAGAAATAGACCCGCGCGAAGAACTCGTAAACCGCCTCATAGAATATAAGAAATTTAAGGAAGCCAGCGAAGCGCTCCGGCTTATGGAAGATGAGCGCCAAAGCATTACCAAAAGAGGAAATGCCGCCACAGAAACCGAAGAAATAGCTTCGTTTTTTGAAACTGAGTACGAAATGCAAAGCCTTACCATGCTTCGTTTAATGAAGGCTTTCCAAACCGTGATTACGCGCCTCGAAAAAGAAAAAACCAAAGTAGTACACACCATAGAGCAACCGCCATACACCATTGCAGGCGAAAAAATGGTGCTGCTCGAAAAAGTAAAAGTAGGTACACAAACTCCTTTTACAAGTGTTTTTGAAGAATGCGAAAACCGCATACATGCTATCTTTATTTTCCTGAGTATGCTGGAATTGGTGCAAGAAAAGTTGATAGGTATTACCATTGGCGAAGGCTACAATAATTTTTGGATTACTAAATTTACACCGGAGCAAACAGCCATGCTCAATTCTCCCGAACCTATAGTGGAGTAG
- a CDS encoding trypsin-like serine protease produces MRLLFAACLLGFSVSAVAQSRILNGTPVQPPAFEWMAGLSYSSDPYEHFCGGSLINSEWIVTAAHCVEGETPSSVKLFFKTYYLSNPVSGYFSVDIDTFYIHPDFNDTTYDNDVALIHLLYPITSITPIRLATVAETYLTDAGKDQNIIGWGRLHKWSFGGSDTLMEASVPIVASSVCNGSQSYDGQISANMLCAGFMAGGTDACQGDSGGPLFTTDNNNELVLTGVVSWGEGCGEKNFPGVYTKLQNYYTWITDFTGSLTAVEHTELPLQTTAYYANNWLHITAPAAINSVEVIDAAGRVIEKTTATSEHTMQLPFNHKSGIYFLKVAAGNDFSTQKFFVH; encoded by the coding sequence ATGAGATTACTGTTTGCAGCATGTTTGTTAGGTTTTTCGGTAAGTGCCGTGGCACAATCGAGAATACTAAACGGCACTCCGGTTCAGCCACCTGCTTTTGAATGGATGGCAGGGCTTTCGTACAGCAGCGATCCTTACGAGCATTTTTGCGGAGGCTCACTCATAAACTCGGAATGGATTGTAACGGCAGCACATTGCGTAGAAGGCGAAACTCCAAGTTCTGTGAAACTATTCTTTAAAACCTATTATTTATCGAATCCTGTTTCGGGTTATTTTTCGGTAGATATAGATACCTTTTACATACATCCCGATTTTAATGATACTACGTACGATAACGATGTAGCGCTTATTCATTTACTGTATCCAATAACATCTATTACGCCCATAAGGCTTGCCACTGTTGCCGAAACTTACCTTACCGATGCCGGAAAAGACCAAAACATAATTGGCTGGGGCAGACTTCATAAATGGAGTTTTGGAGGAAGCGACACCTTAATGGAAGCCTCTGTGCCCATTGTGGCAAGTTCTGTTTGCAATGGCAGCCAATCCTACGATGGTCAAATATCTGCCAATATGCTATGTGCCGGATTTATGGCCGGAGGCACCGATGCATGCCAAGGCGATAGCGGAGGGCCGCTCTTTACTACCGACAATAACAATGAATTAGTACTCACCGGAGTAGTAAGCTGGGGCGAAGGCTGTGGCGAAAAGAATTTTCCGGGTGTTTATACCAAGTTGCAAAACTACTACACATGGATTACCGATTTTACAGGTAGCTTAACGGCTGTGGAGCATACCGAATTGCCACTGCAAACCACTGCTTATTACGCTAATAATTGGTTGCATATTACTGCTCCGGCTGCCATAAACTCTGTTGAAGTAATAGATGCTGCCGGAAGAGTAATTGAAAAAACAACTGCTACATCCGAGCATACAATGCAGTTACCTTTTAACCACAAAAGCGGTATTTACTTTTTAAAAGTTGCTGCGGGAAATGATTTCAGCACACAAAAATTCTTTGTTCATTAA
- a CDS encoding CAP domain-containing protein translates to MKTLWILLALLPFNALQYLNNINGFAHQSYFKQQAYSDSKKPEETAEANRLVNTESYDIHLMNWCIFKASEEVRNRHHAKQLQFSEALRNAAMIHSNEMVIHSFYNHINAKNSQLKTPEQRLHLFGISNVEMAENVHKFPFENNGVSYINLARAIVKDFYDSPNHRKNLLNKNFNSIGCAALWEFDKKESYYFLKVTQCFARL, encoded by the coding sequence ATGAAAACACTATGGATTTTACTGGCGCTATTGCCTTTCAATGCATTGCAATACTTGAATAACATTAATGGCTTTGCCCATCAATCGTATTTTAAACAGCAAGCATATTCCGACAGCAAAAAGCCCGAAGAAACGGCTGAAGCCAACCGCCTTGTAAATACCGAATCGTATGATATTCATTTAATGAATTGGTGCATTTTTAAAGCCTCTGAAGAAGTACGGAATCGCCATCATGCAAAGCAACTTCAGTTTAGCGAAGCGTTGCGCAATGCCGCCATGATTCATAGCAACGAAATGGTAATTCATTCATTCTACAACCATATAAACGCTAAAAACAGCCAACTTAAAACACCGGAACAGCGCTTACATTTATTTGGAATTAGTAATGTAGAAATGGCAGAAAACGTTCACAAATTTCCTTTTGAAAACAATGGTGTTAGCTACATAAATCTAGCACGTGCCATTGTGAAAGATTTTTACGATTCGCCCAACCACCGCAAAAATTTACTGAACAAAAACTTCAACTCCATAGGTTGTGCCGCCTTATGGGAGTTTGATAAAAAGGAATCGTATTACTTTTTGAAAGTAACACAATGTTTTGCTCGACTCTGA
- a CDS encoding 2-oxoacid:acceptor oxidoreductase subunit alpha, producing the protein MQLTGSEFTANAALFGNDIATFPDFPAEIRAPQGTLPGVSGFQLHFGSEEIDSPGDNCDVLVAMNAAALKTNLKQLKKGGIIIADISGFESKNLKLAGYTTEENPIENDSLAAYQLQKIDITKLTKETLKDSGLDGKSIDRCKNMFVLGYVYWIFHRSLQSTTEDLHRIFAKKPQLRDANIQVLKAGYNYGETVETIAHRIEVAPAKRPQGVYRNIIGNTATALGLIAASVKSKLPLFYGTYPITPASEILHELAKHKNFGVVTFQAEDEIAAAASAIGASFGGSLGVTGTSGPGLALKSESVSLAVSLELPLVVIDVQRAGPSTGMPTKTEQADLLFAMYGRHGEAPLPIVAAQSPADCFYTAFEACKIALQHTTPVIMLSDGYIANGSEPWKFPQENDLPAIDVEFSSATNSEQFMPYKRNEKLARNIALPGTKGLEHRIGGLEKQSLSGNISYDPQNHENMVRMRAEKVNLIANYIPELHIELGNKSGKVLVLGWGGTYGSIRAAVKQAIAEGKDVAHAHLRYLNPFPKNTLELINSFEHILIPEINTGQLAHLLKASYLVKVESFTKVQGQPFSQSEIYAAINKFY; encoded by the coding sequence ATGCAACTAACCGGCAGCGAATTTACTGCCAATGCTGCACTATTTGGAAACGATATTGCCACCTTCCCTGATTTTCCTGCCGAAATTCGCGCACCGCAAGGCACTTTGCCCGGTGTTTCGGGTTTTCAACTTCACTTTGGAAGCGAAGAAATAGACAGCCCTGGCGACAACTGCGATGTATTGGTAGCCATGAATGCTGCTGCCCTAAAAACCAATTTAAAGCAACTGAAAAAAGGCGGCATCATCATTGCCGACATATCGGGCTTTGAATCTAAAAACCTAAAACTTGCAGGCTACACCACCGAAGAAAATCCGATTGAAAACGATTCGCTTGCCGCTTACCAACTTCAAAAAATAGACATTACAAAACTCACCAAAGAAACTTTAAAAGACAGTGGCTTAGACGGCAAAAGTATAGACCGCTGCAAAAACATGTTTGTATTAGGCTATGTGTATTGGATATTCCACAGAAGCTTACAAAGCACCACCGAAGACCTCCATAGAATATTTGCAAAAAAACCACAACTGCGCGATGCCAATATTCAAGTACTTAAAGCCGGCTACAACTATGGCGAAACAGTAGAAACAATCGCCCACAGAATTGAAGTTGCTCCGGCAAAACGACCACAAGGCGTGTATAGAAATATTATTGGCAATACAGCCACAGCATTAGGCTTAATTGCGGCATCCGTAAAAAGTAAATTGCCATTGTTTTACGGCACCTACCCTATTACACCCGCCTCAGAAATTTTGCATGAACTAGCCAAACACAAAAATTTTGGTGTGGTTACATTCCAAGCAGAAGACGAGATTGCAGCCGCAGCCTCTGCCATTGGTGCTTCGTTTGGAGGCAGCTTAGGCGTAACCGGCACATCGGGGCCGGGTTTGGCACTTAAAAGCGAAAGTGTTTCGCTGGCAGTTTCGCTCGAACTGCCATTGGTAGTTATAGATGTACAACGTGCAGGACCCAGCACCGGAATGCCCACCAAAACAGAGCAAGCTGATTTGCTGTTTGCCATGTACGGCAGGCATGGAGAAGCACCACTTCCAATTGTAGCCGCGCAATCTCCGGCAGATTGTTTTTATACTGCTTTTGAAGCTTGTAAAATAGCTTTGCAACATACTACACCCGTAATAATGCTAAGCGATGGATACATCGCCAATGGCTCTGAACCGTGGAAGTTTCCGCAAGAGAATGATTTACCCGCTATTGATGTTGAGTTTAGCAGCGCTACCAACAGCGAGCAGTTTATGCCATACAAGCGCAACGAAAAATTGGCTCGCAATATTGCACTACCCGGAACAAAAGGATTGGAACACCGCATTGGAGGATTAGAAAAACAGAGCCTCTCGGGCAATATTTCTTACGACCCGCAAAACCACGAAAACATGGTTCGCATGCGTGCCGAAAAGGTAAACCTTATAGCCAATTATATTCCCGAACTGCATATTGAATTAGGTAATAAAAGCGGCAAAGTGCTGGTATTGGGCTGGGGTGGCACTTACGGCTCTATTCGCGCAGCAGTAAAACAAGCCATAGCCGAAGGAAAAGATGTAGCCCATGCACATTTACGCTATTTAAATCCTTTCCCAAAAAACACCTTAGAACTCATCAATAGTTTTGAGCATATACTTATTCCCGAAATAAACACAGGGCAGTTGGCACACTTGCTTAAAGCATCTTATTTGGTGAAAGTAGAATCGTTTACCAAAGTGCAAGGTCAGCCATTTTCGCAAAGCGAAATTTATGCTGCCATCAATAAGTTTTATTAA